Within Xiphias gladius isolate SHS-SW01 ecotype Sanya breed wild chromosome 5, ASM1685928v1, whole genome shotgun sequence, the genomic segment atTTATCAGCATAGCGAGTTCGTACTTAGTATATTCCCTGGGTCTTTTCTGTCTGGTAGTGCTAAAATTGTGACAAATGTGCAGGGTGAAGTGTCAGTTATTTCCTGTTTAGTCTGACCAAGTCTCCAAAAGTACtataaatgcagttttgttgtttggaCTCGCTGACCATGGAGGAGACCTGACATTTAGCGGTGACAGCAGAGTGATAGTGGAGCCAGTGGAGTGAGAGGGAATCAAGTCTAATTGAGCATGAACAGGTTTCTTTACACCGACAGTACCAATATGTCTGGACTTCACATACTGCttgtttcatttcctgtcaggAATGAGACTATCCAGAGAGCTGCCTGTTTCAGTAATGTTATTTTGTCTGTTGCTACTGTTACATAAACCAGTGAGCTGCTTTTGACAATTCAAAGTGCATATATCgaaacattaataaacattacCAAAACTATgactttaaatgtttataaactATTTTCAGTCTGCTGTCTCATCACCTCATAAAATGTGAAGTAACAAATCGTGGGCTGATTCCGCCACTACATCACACGGGCGACATTTTCCACATGCACCACCGCGTCGCTTGCCTTTCCTCAATTCCTGATACAAATCCAAGTGAGCTCTTTGAAATGCCAGTCTAACACATGTGGTAAACATCTCCGAGAGGAAAACATCAGAGAGTGGGAGAGCAGCAAACGGTGACCCGAGCCTGAATCAACACGTTCATTTATCCACAGTTTGCCCACAGTCagaggctgagtgtgtgtgtttacactggaGGTAACTGTGTCCTACTGTATACACTCCTTCACTTCCTGACAGGCTATCAAGGAAGTCTTTGAGATGCACAACGAAAAATCAGAGGAGCAAAGATAGTGACATGATCAGGACTATAAACTGTTTGTTAGGGAAGTTTTGGCTGCCAATGCAGCCACGTGGATTAAGCTGACATAAATCTCGGGAGTATCTATACTGGTTATGTTCAGACAGTGTAGGATTAGAATGTATGTAACAGTAGTTATGTTCAATAATAACACAAGCAAAGCTGGAGCATGTCAGTGACTTTTTTCTGTGGTTTAAATAAATTGCAATAAGCAGTGATGTTCTTACCGAAATTGCTGGAGCAGTAATTGCTCTCAATTGTTCCTCGTCTTTTGCATTTCTGCTGGCACAGGGCGACAGAGTACTTCAGagctgggacacacacacacacatgcaccagaAAATTCAATCTCTGTAATTTTGCCTGCCAGTGATGCAAGCATGTAAGTTATGGTTGCATCTGCTTCTACTGTGGTTTATTTACAGAATATTCTCAGTAACACAAGAGTCTCTCCAAATGAATGGCTTTCAGCTTCAGAAACAATGCACAGTGTGTAAAATATCAAGATAATGTGACAAGTGAACATCTGTTTTTAGAGTCAGACATAGTAAAGAGTCCATAAATGAAAGACTCAAGACTTAAAGGAAATACAAGATGACTTTCTAAATATTATTCTTACTGGAGAGGAAAAAGTAAGGGAAGATAAACCAACCAGAAATCATTGTCACAGTATGACATCATAACAGGGAGGCGCCAAAATAACCTGGCTTGACTAAGGGAAAAAACAACGATGTGTGGGAATTTGagtttgagtatgaaaatgagcTGTGATTGCGGCTGCAGACACACGCCCACACTGTATATGGACTTGTTTTATGTAGAGTTtacacaagaaaataaatgtgagcAAAATACACAGTTTTAGCTTATGCTGTGTTTGAACATGTGCTGTTGTTGGCTGCATCTATAATGGGACTTACAGTCTTTGTACAGAGGAGAATGATGCATCACAACTGCATGTTTAATTGTGAAGATCCACTgtttagtttgactttttttgtctgaccactTTTAACGCCTTATGAAGACAGAATATTTGTGCTTGTGTCAGCTACTTATTCAGATGTAGTATAAAGCAGCTCTGATTCAGAATTCATAACCCTAAGCTGTTTTTGAGCTTTAACTGAGTTAATTGCCACCACATTGTACTATTGCTTAGGCAGTACACTTCACTTATTTCTTCTCTTGCCCAGATCTGTTATCGCAGATTCCAGACCCCCCCCTTTCGCATTTAAAGCAAGAGATAAACCCCACATGTTGGCAAGAGAATCCAGCAGTACAAAGCCAGCATAGTATCATAGCTACATCAATAAATACAGATGTTAGAAGTCTTCTAGAGGTTTTTACTGGGTAAAAATTGCTACCTACGTATGGGCCTGGTGGTGACTGGCTGTGTGGTAGTGGTGGGTGGtatggtggtggtggggaatTTCTTTGGTCTGAACTTGTAGTGTCCAATGAAGCCGTCCGCGGTTAGACTGAGATCTGACAGGAACTGGATTAGGAGCTGGTTCCCCTCAGAGAGCACTGgcctgaaaagaaaagcaagacaCCCAGACTGAGGGTAAAGTGGGATTGAGTCATAGGATGGATGTTTGAGCGAAAATAAAATCTTCCGCATGACAGAATCACCTACGCTGGGGGGCTGTCTCCGCAGTATTTGCCAATCCTCTTAGCATCATTGATTTCTGCCCCGTTGAAAATGGAGACGTGGTCATAGCGGCAGTAGTTATCTCTTTCCAcatcaaacttctcaaacttgACTTCAATAATCTGAAGCAAGAGAAAGATCACAAAGAAAATCCTTTTACCACTACCACAAGCTTGTAATATGCCCTATCTGACTAAGGCGTTTGATTAAAGGCTACTCTATCATTTGTGGGATGATGTTGTCCACACCCATTACACACTGAGCTgtgttaaaaagacaaaatagatAACATGCTATACATGTGTAATGCTTTATTTCATAATGCATTAATCATCCACTGACATATACTCTTGCAAAATCCAATACCAGACCTAAAAGTATTCAGTGTTAGCATGGTGCATTCAGGATCTCCTGCAGAGATCTGTATGATTATGGTTGACCTGTTAACCAGTTAACCTGTTCGGGGTGCCAATTTCCCTAGAACTCTGTTCGTTTAATGGCCACTTCCCATTGGAAAATTACGTATCAAACCTAACTTTACCAAGATGTGAAGATAAAATCTTTTTGAACATTCTGACCTGGCTCTTTGGTGCCACTATATGCCAGGAGCAGGTGACACCAGCTGGGTAGTCCTTCTCAGGCCAGTTGGGTGTTTTGAAAGACCCAGAGGGCTTGTCCAATCTGCCTCCACAGTACTGGTCCCCTGTGGAGAATTACTGAGGTTAATCTGGGGTCATCGTCATGACTATGGTTGCACAGTTAATTGGCAAAATATCATTCCTGTTTCTTGAAGGAAATGACTCAGATCTTACTTGCTTTACTGCTAAAGGCAGGAATGGTGTGTAAGTTATATGATCATGTTGTCTACTTTAAAAGGCGCTCTCATTGCCTTCTTTGTTATTATGAGCACTTTAAAAAGCAAGTCACCAATTAGACCTGTGCAGAGTGTGGTTTAAAAAAGACGACATACCTCCAATGCTGTCAAGCATCTGAGAAACACCAGTTCAATAATCACACAAACTGTTTAGACTGTCAAAGAACTTAATCTCTAAGGGCACGTTTTTCTTTGTAACATATGCTTACATTGATTTCCTTGGTTTCCTTTCCAACATGTCTAAAGGAGTACAATTTAGTAGAGTCACAAAAATAGACACTTAACAAATCGAGCACATGttgtactgtacagttttgACAACACTCAGAGACAGCATGGCAACAGTCGATCTTCTACCACCCTTTGTGTAAGAGCCAGGCAGGCTAGTTAATAGACATTGTCCATTGCAGCTGCTCTTTGGGTACAGAGAACCAGCCattaaaattcaacaaaaacaggAGACGAGACCTTGTAAGcctgcagagaggaaacagcTATTTCGACTCAATGTGAAACGTCTGACCTGCGCTTTCTGCTGAACAGctcaaaaaaaatttcagtgaGAAATTCCACATCAGAGTGTTGAGATGTTGATCTCTTTTTGTCCACATGCTGGAACCTTCAACTAATAGCCTTGTTGCAGATAAATTATATCCCCAAAGGTCACTGGCTTTtattgagaaagaaagaaagaaagaaagaaagaaagaaagaaagaaaaactacactccctttttttttttttttttactgagtaTCTTCACACCTCGAAAGTGACCACATATTTATGTAAAACCTGAGCTCCACTTAAGGAGGCAAATTTCTTCATTCTTTGTCTGGGCATTGTGGTACCATGCCATGACCTCAATGGGGCGACTCATGTTAAACAGCCTTAGTAATTTGCTCTATAAAGACTGACCCTCTGCCCAAACAGACACGCTTCCTGGGCCAGTATCAGATTCCTTTATAGAGGGAAGTCATGACTGAGACAAAATCCCACGTGGCTCTGTATTACATGCTTGGTTAGCGGCAAGATATTCTCTACATAGCCTCAACCCTTGCAACCTTGGCACCCCTGAGTAAGACAGCAACATTAAGAGGAAGCATGCCGAGACCATTCTGCCAGCTTACTCTTTCCACGTTTGCCTACCTCTCTCATTTGGGtgggcagcagagaaaacagccAGGAAGCCACTCCCAGCAGTGTTGGCATCAGATACCATCTGCAGGAGCATCTTGTTGCCCGTGGAAACCAGGGCTCCTGGCTTGAACGTCCCACAGAAGCGACCAAGTCTCTGCCCATTGGCGTGCCCGCTGTAAACATCCACATAGTCATAGCGGCACAGGTTGTCGCTCTCCAAGTCAATAAAGCGGAATGACAGGACCACCACCTTGCCCTCAGGGACCTGGGTGGGAATTTACAGAGAGCATTAAGACCAACTTTCACATTATTGATAGTATTGCTGAGTTATAAAATGACACAATAGGTATATACACCTTTTGGCAATATTGGTTATTGTTACTTAAGTAACGTAAAACAATGATTTCCACATGATATTACATTTACTAAACCTGTTACTTGTGCGGACCAGGTTAtgaatgcagctgttttcagctacACCATCAGCTTGACTGTTTCAAAGTACAGTAATATAATGGAGCCTGTCAGCAAAAACTGCCTTAAACTGGCTGTGGCTGTGGTTAAGTATTTTTAGAAGGAAATTAGGAGTTTGGGGTTAGTGAAAGTGCATCATATTGTGCAgctgtttgatgtgtttgtaaTGAACAATTTAGCCATCAAttttatcattgtcattttctAGGCTATGGTAAGAAAGCAGGACATTTGAATATGAAATTGGACTCACTGTGATTCTCCACACACATTTGGTATTTGGAGGGTAAACTCCTGGGTACCCCTGGCTCCCGATTACTCCAGACTCCCCAGTGATGTTTCCGCCGCATGTGAAGGTTGGTCTagaaggaaggggggggggggttaataaAACATCTATAAACATTAACGACAACCTGCGGTTGATTTAATACAGATTAAATTCCTCGCTGAAAGCGCCACATGTCCTGACTGGAAGCAGCCCAAACTGAATATTCCTCTAAATAGACTCCAGCTCCTCCACAGCCTAAATGGGATCTCTGACACCTTGCATACTGATAAAGCTCtcaaattaactgaaaaaaagccATTAAAGAATTAGATATAAATAAAGGTGTACCTCCGCTGAGTCTGCGCACAGACCTCTGTCAAGAACAGTAGACTCCATGCTCCAAAAATACTGCATGTTCTCCACATTGTTGGGTTAACAGAGCGGGCGCTTCGCCTGTGTTCGCCCCGTGGCATGAATGGCATTGTGTTCAGCAGCTCAAACGGTGGGGAAAAGTGCCCTGGAGTTCCTGCAGGGAGTTTCGCTAACTGCGAGCTGAAGCAGATGAATATAGCGTTTGTTCTGCGGGCTTGGAGGGAGGGAGCACAGGCTGCTgctttttccccaaaaaaaaaaaaaaaaaaaaaaaaaaaaaacgattacAGACGCGCCGGGAGGGTGTGGGGTCCAGCATTAGTTTCAAACGGCACCTGGCCCGAAAAACCTTGAAGGAGATGGCATGAATAAACTTGACTCAAGAAGTCATACGCGAACTTTGGCATTCCATTAACACTTGGCAGCAACTCAGTGCCTGCAGCgtacatacatactgtagccTACATACTGACCGAACGTGGATTGATAGAGGACAACAACTGCGGCCTGTTCTCCTGGAAGAATGTCAATCTTACACCAGCTGACACATCATTAAAAGGGCTGTTTGAAATCGCCGTAGGCAAGTGTGTTGAAAGACACGCACAGGTAGCAGAGACCGACAACGACTGGAGAGCGATGGCATTGGCGCGATAGAGAGCGAGAGCGCCACCTGCTGGAACTATGGTCGAAGTAGCTGCTAGTACACGTTTCATTACAGCTCatctttactgtatttttatttaggtATATAAACGAAAGGATTGGATACAGTTTAAGACCTTGTATTAGGCTACCTATGCAGCTATTCGGTTAAATCGGAACTAGGACACTTAAGCCcatgtaacataaaaataaaacaaatgggaaaaagatgttttaattgACAATGTAAACgagattttgttttgtctctcaaAAATTATTGCGATTTTCGAACACGACTCTGGTTGCGTGTTTATTTGCAAAACAAACCTGGTCACCAAAGAGTGGTAGAAAAATAAGATCAGCCATCGCTGATTCCGTGATTGACTGTGTCACCTGGAGTTTCACATTTGCAACTATCTTCTAATCGATGATcgattttattttagtttcacAAAAGATGGCGGACCGAACGCCTGGTGGCTCTCAAAAAGCTAGCGCTAAGGTGAATTTACCGTTTGTACTTACGTTAGTTAAGTCTCATCTTTTATAATGAAAATCTTAATAATAGTATGCTCGAACAACATTGACTAGTTACATGTTTGTAGCCTGCAGGAGACAAGAGTTGCGAGTGTGCGCAACGGTGTTAGCTAACTACCAACGCGCTAAAGCTAACCTTTAGCTCTCCGGCCACACTGGCTAATTtagctaagctaagataacgATTTAGCCACCACAAGCAGGACTAGTCAGGGCAGTTGAACTAGAAAGGGATATTCTTCGCACAGCTAATCGGTTGATATTAATTTAGCTAGTATTGAGAACAAAGTTTAAATGATATATGTTTGAATTTAAAGAACGTAAATTTAATATTTGGGAACTTCGGCCTTCAGTCTTAGCTTCTTTTAGTAGTCATTCGCCGCTTAACGCATTCAGTCGGTGGCGCTGCAGCAGATACCAGCTTGTTAGGCCTCTGGctaattttgttcatttgtagCTACTTCCCGATGTCCACCTGCAACTAAGTagaaaatatgcagaaaatgCAACTTGCAGAATGACCATCAAATGATTGGGCAATGGCGGCAAATTACGAGTTGACCCTATCCAATTTACAGTGTAGTGTTACTTGCGTGGTGTTACCGTAATCAACCCCGGTTAACTTACCTGTCAACATGATCACTGTCACGCTTTATAAAAACATCTGGATAATAGTAACTACTACCACTGGTGCAATAGCCATATTTGTGATGGCCTGGATGTGTTATATGTACCAACCGAGATTTATATTTCTATGATATAGTGAAATACCTGTTGGAAGTCAATTACGCTTTGTTTACATCGGCAGGCGCTGCTTGAGAGCAAACTAAAGTCTTTCAGCATTGGCAAGATGGCAGTAGCAAAGAGGACACTAAGTAAAAAGGAACaagatgaaataaagaaaaaagtaagtaTGGGCTGCCTTTTTGAGAATATTGTCTGTATATTATCTGTTATAATATCTGTGAGATGCCTCTCAGTAATTTgaagaatgtatttatttaatactCGTTTCTATCTTCAGGAGGATGAGCGGGCAGCAGCAGAAATTTATGAGGAGTTTCTTGCTGCTTTtgaaggaggaggggagggcaAAGTCAAGGCCTTTGTCCGTGGTGGCGTTGCAAATGCAACAAAAGGTATAgcatttacattatgtttttccCACATGGATTGCATGATCTGGTAAGGCGAAATGATTATGCAATCAGAGTGAAATTTAGAACAAACATATTCTTTCTGCTTTCAGAAGAAACAGCTGCTGATGACAAGAGAGGAAAGTTGTATAAACCCAAGTCGCGTTTTGAGACCCAAACAAAAAGCTTCTTGCCTTTGGAAACCCCACCTCAGTTTTTAGCGTTAGACAAAAGACATGTAAGTGCTATCACGGTCAACAAGTAGTGTCTCTTATTACTGTCATAGTAAATAATGCTTTGTTTACTCCGTTGATAATATGTCCACATCTGTGTTACAGCCTttgaagaaaggaaatgaaaaagagaaaaagaagagcaacTTGGAGCTCTTCAAAGAAGAACTTAAACAgtaagctttttttcttcttctttttttgttaaactgaatttttacattttaattgttttattgtggCAGAATGTAACAGTTCTCAGGTTTTATAGTGTGGAACgttgcagaaaaaaagtacaaaagttgCAGTCATTTGAACATAGATTGTACTTAATTGTACTATATGCTGTTTCCTGCAGAATACAGGAGGAAAGGGATGAAAGACACAAGATGAAAGGACGTGTTAGTCGTTTCGAACCACTCTCGGGCATGGATGGACGACGCTCAGGTAAGTTTCTTTAAGCTGCATGACTGTTTTCCATGTACTAACTTGGCCTGAAATGGTCCTGTCCTGCACACCTTAATCCACTCCCCTACCCCTTTGTCCACTTTTGCCCTGAAACAAAATTTATActgcttttctgcttcttttagCGGATGGTTCTTCAAGAAGAAACCGTCCGTCCAGTGGTAATTTTGACTTAATATAGTGGTTGTGAATACCTTCATCTTGCTAAGAAAATATGTTGTCCTGTCAGAAAACAATAGGAAattcttctgtcttctctgtctctgcagttttGGATGATTGTGCACCAGGCTCCCATGATGTAGGAGACCCATCCACCACTAACTTGTACCTTGGAAACATCAATCCACAGGTTTGTATCCAAACATATATGGAGTGGAGAAGAGAGATGCCACAGCATTGACTGACAGACCTTTGCTGTGAACAGGAGGATTTGATTTGAGCCTGTTGCTTCGCCTATGGGCTGACTCTAAATTCCAAATAGAAATGTGCTTCTTAtgcctttaatttaaaaatggttaTGTAATGCAGAATTTACCCAGTTTCCATTTATGAAGTGGTTATTTTCTCCGTCTATATCTTGGTTATTTTGTAGATGAATGAGGAGATGCTGTGTCAAGAGTTTGGCCGATATGGCCCACTGGCCAGTGTGAAGATCATGTGGCCGAGAACAGACGAGGAGAGGGCTCGGGAGAGGAACTGTGGCTTTGTGGCTTTCATGAACAGGAGGGATGCTGAGCGAGCACTCAAGAACCTAAATGGTACAAAGCTATGTTTCTTTATATGATATAAATAGATGACATACCTGTGGTCTTTCCAGAtcttgtaatatattttttaatggcCATTACAGGAAAGATGATAATGAACTTTGAGATGAAATTAGGATGGGGCAAAGGTGTGCCCATTCCACCCCACCCCATCTACATCCCTCCTTCCATGATGGAGCACACACTTCCACCACCTCCCTCTGGCCTTCCCTTCAACGCACAGCCCCGGGAGAGGCTAAAGAACCCCAAtgctcctctgcttcctccaccTAAAAACAAGGATGAGTTTGAGAAGGTAATTCAACATGTCAGCCCAGGGTTTTCTCATGGGTTATGGCAGTGTTTTGTTAATTCTGCTGGTAAGATGCTAGCCTTTATAATGAGCAGCCAGTACAGGTATTAATCCTAGTCTCTGTAAGTAATAGATTTGTCTTGTTCACTGAATTAAATTAGTTGCAATATATATCAAAGTGTCCGTATAATTAAATGTTAGTTTGTGGAAAATGCTCAGTGTTAGAGAGGTGTTTATGGTTAATGGGGTGTCAGAGCTGTTTGGCCTTTAGTAAAACTGACAGCAGTAAAGGAAAGTTGATGTCTTTTTGcacttttaaatgcattttttatatttttcacctGTTGCCTTTTTAACAATACTCACATTCTATGTTTATTATCTGATGTGACTTCATATACAGACTCTGTCGCAAGCCATAGTCAAAGTGGTTATCCCAACAGAAAggtacatgtttttctttttttaaattggtgtACAAACTTAGAAAAAAACATCCCATAATGAAGCTAAAAGTTTGATCAGTTGATCACTGCATGCTACAGGGGGCTGGTCAGTGTGGGTGAGCAATGGTTGAGACAATTGTACAATGTCTTCATATTAGTACATAGAATACAGACTGACAAGTTTGTTGTATACCTTGCTCTTTCACATCCCACCATCattcatatttcctttttaaatatctaGTGACACGTCATTATAGAGCTTATGTAAAGTGCTGTTTAGAGAAAGATCATGACTTAAGTCCATCACAGTTCCATTCCATACATCGACATTTAATTGTATTGCTCAACTTCAGTGACATGATACTCTGCCACATATATAGCCTGTTGATTCTAGATCTGTAGTTGTGAAAACCTGCTCTCTGACCATTGCTCACTCAGACCGTCTACCCCCTTGGCCTCTGTCACCCTATCGGGAGCTCAGTAATTCTGGCCCCTGCTAACAAATCCAAACCTGCCAGCATTAGTCTATATATGAcctttgacattggccttggtgaGCAGCACAAGTTGAACTGTCTGCAGCAGCGAGGGACCTGAAAAGCATCATGGGATGGATTGGGAAAGTATACTGAATTTTACCCCGCCATTGGTACGATCAGCTCCAATACAAGTAAATGTGATCTGTGTTGTCAAATGAAAGACATCCTTTGTCTTGTTGGCCACTTTAGGCTAATTGTATGCATTCTGCACCATGTATCTCTCCAAAATTGTCGCAAAAAACCTTAGTGATCCCATTTGCACTGTATTCAGTCATTACCAACTGCACCAGTAGATAACCTGTTAAGCCTATTTAGGCCAACAGTCCTATACTGCTTTGGTTCTTTCTCACTTCACATTAGTTAGGAGATGAGTGGGAATTGAAAGACACTgcattgacaaaaatgtttcagaTAATACAGTGTCTTGTCAATGTCTCGCTCCTACTTTCCCAACTTCTTCAGCTTCATTAGTTCCCCATTTTGTGAAATTTGAATCTAGGAAGTTTTCAAAGAAAGGGTTAGGGCAGTGCAATGTAATCAAAACCTGTTGCACTGTAGCCTTAAAGAACATAGGCATGAACTTGATCATAAACTTTGTAACAATTTatacacagtttaaaaaaattcagctgTTACCTAATTTGATcgttaattatttattaatatgaaTGTTTTACTGTCATCAGTTGTGATTTTATACGATTTGGCAGCATTTATTCATTGATGATCTACATAGGCCCAGAGGCATTGTCACAGTTGCACTTAATTTATGCCTGGTCAAGTGACACTCTGACATTGACAGTTTTCTGTTAAGAAATGTCTTATTTCGTCCTTCATTTAAATCTTAGCAATCTTAAATCATTAACAAATATATAGTGTGTATCTTTGGCTGAGTCATTTAGGCGATGTCTTTTGCCAGGTATACTATTCAATTATAGCCCACTGTGCTTGGCAATAGCAGCTATACTCTGCAGTACTTCTTTGTGAAACCTGCATTATGTCTTTGGTAAGGCTGTTTTGAGTGTCAAACCACCAAgcataaattaatatttcataggAAGGCTTTTTATAGCACTCAAAAGTCAGGCCAGTCTGAATCCGTTTGctttaactgtgtttttcttgtagGAATTTGCTCTCTCTCATCCACCGAATGATCGAGTTTGTGGTGCGTGAAGGCCCAATGTTTGAAGCCATGATCATGAACAGAGAAATCAACAATCCTATGTACAGGTAAGGGCAACTGCACATTAGGAATGTATTCATTGTAATCATTCTGGTAGTTAAAAGGCTGTTGCTGagtaatgatgtttttttttcgttctttttcttccaggtTTCTATTTGAGAACCAGAGCCCAGCACATGTATACTACCGGTGGAAGCTGTACTCCATACTACAGGTTTGATTTCTATGTTTAAAGATTGCTTGAGTTCAGCACAAAAATGTCTGTGGCATCCAGCCcacatggaagaaaaacacaatgttcTGGAGTCACAGtccagcagttttttttgttttgttttagttttatatttacagtaaattatcACTTTGTCAGGGTGAAGCACCAGCCAAATGGCGAACAGAGGACTTTAggatgtttaaaaatggctctTTGTGGCGTCCGCCTCCTCTTAATCCCTACCTTCATGGTCCttatgatgatggtgatgaagaagacgaagaggaggaagccAGCAAGAAAGGCTGTTTGAAAGAAGAGTAATACTTACTTATTCATGAATTTCAGCATAAATTGTTATAAGTATAGTCATAAAGtgcataataataattcatataACTGTTGTATTAAAATGCCCCGATGTTAATATAACTGTAATTAGAATTCTTTTTAATTGTCCTCCATCCCTGTAGAGAGCGGGACAAACTAGAGGAGATGCTGCGTGGTTTGACCCCCAGGAGGGGAGACATCGCAGAAGCCATGCTGTTTTGTCTCAGCCACGCCGAAGCAGCTGAAGAGATTGTGGAATGTATCACAGagtctctctccatcctcaAGACCCCTCTTCCCAAGAAGGCAAGTCATAACGCAGAGCCTTTGCTACAAAAAAGGCCTGTAATTTCAATGAATGTCAAACTTTGCCATAGACAGTTACCTAAAAACATGCTGGTATAAaagtcatttacatttttctctttgacaTTTCAGATTGCAAGGTTATATCTTGTTTCTGATGTGCTGTATAACTCTTCTGCCAAAGTAGCCAATGCATCTTACTACAGAAAATAGTAAGTTGTTTAATTTATATACTTTGACTCTAATACACAGTGCTTTCAACTTAACATTAGGATACCTTAGTTACTAATGTTtctaatttaaataattactCTTTCCCTGTTCTCACCAGTTTTGAGACGAAGCTCTGCCAGATTTTCTCAGACCTCAATGCAACATATAAAACAATACAGGGGCACCTTCAGTGTGAGAACTTTAAGGTAC encodes:
- the pcolce2b gene encoding procollagen C-endopeptidase enhancer 2b, with amino-acid sequence MLTAAACAPSLQARRTNAIFICFSSQLAKLPAGTPGHFSPPFELLNTMPFMPRGEHRRSARSVNPTMWRTCSIFGAWSLLFLTEVCAQTQRRPTFTCGGNITGESGVIGSQGYPGVYPPNTKCVWRITVPEGKVVVLSFRFIDLESDNLCRYDYVDVYSGHANGQRLGRFCGTFKPGALVSTGNKMLLQMVSDANTAGSGFLAVFSAAHPNERGDQYCGGRLDKPSGSFKTPNWPEKDYPAGVTCSWHIVAPKSQIIEVKFEKFDVERDNYCRYDHVSIFNGAEINDAKRIGKYCGDSPPAPVLSEGNQLLIQFLSDLSLTADGFIGHYKFRPKKFPTTTIPPTTTTQPVTTRPIPLKYSVALCQQKCKRRGTIESNYCSSNFVITGTVITAVMKGGSMYATVSIINVYKEGSLAIQQAGKTMSTKIIILCKKCPFIRRGLNYVFMGQVDEEGRGKIAPHHFVMAFKTKNQKGLNVLKNKRC